A region from the Candidatus Zixiibacteriota bacterium genome encodes:
- a CDS encoding YCF48-related protein codes for MKHTLTTLIAALLIFAVLGCSENGTSSRERILAVTDPVLEFTAWSGSNPNPAQQKVNVIFEKRPSSQWTAYTDADWIRIGPRGTDTVFVTVISTALAAGDYEDTIMVEQTTATNSPIPLVVRLRVLNRVNLSPLQMTFATLAGGQTPPAQELIIANFGVDSADYTIETAAPWLLISSNSGQMPDTVAVSVDITGLNAGLYIDSLVVNSPDLPNSRAIVPCFLSLSSWAAYGINRLDVTLEGVHFSDSETGWASGWWGGVGVERHHGVVYRSSDGGEVWTRALDQSPARFGGIASTDPARCVVVGDSAAIFITADSGKTWNRITGLPIGAGSNLRDVLFADSAHGWVIGAGGVILRTADSGRTWSKRPTPTGQDLTGLDFLDQQTGWVSGNHGTILHTGDGGITWVSQSSGTLSDLRAVSFVDNPTGWAAGADGLVIYTVNGGATWQPRDSLGDVLLLDIVFANRQRGWVTGIDGSIYRSDDGGVTWVEQESGVSQILTDLFYIDESLGWAVGTAGTVIKTANGGF; via the coding sequence ATGAAACACACCCTTACCACCCTAATTGCCGCGCTTTTGATTTTCGCCGTACTCGGCTGTTCCGAGAACGGCACCAGTTCGCGGGAGCGCATTCTCGCGGTGACCGACCCCGTCCTGGAGTTTACGGCCTGGTCAGGATCGAACCCCAACCCGGCCCAGCAGAAAGTGAACGTTATCTTCGAGAAGCGACCGTCATCTCAATGGACCGCGTATACCGACGCCGACTGGATTAGAATCGGCCCGCGCGGCACCGATACGGTATTCGTGACCGTGATTTCAACTGCGCTCGCCGCCGGGGACTATGAGGATACAATCATGGTCGAGCAGACCACGGCCACCAACAGCCCGATCCCTCTGGTGGTGCGTTTGCGGGTGCTGAACCGGGTGAACCTCTCCCCCCTGCAAATGACTTTCGCAACCCTGGCCGGTGGGCAGACTCCCCCCGCCCAGGAACTGATAATCGCCAATTTTGGCGTCGATTCCGCCGACTACACAATTGAAACCGCCGCGCCGTGGCTGCTGATCAGCTCCAATTCGGGGCAAATGCCGGATACGGTCGCTGTTTCTGTTGACATCACCGGCCTTAACGCGGGACTGTACATTGACAGTCTCGTGGTGAATTCCCCTGACCTGCCGAACTCCCGCGCGATAGTTCCCTGTTTTCTCAGCCTGTCATCGTGGGCAGCGTACGGCATAAATCGCCTCGATGTAACTCTCGAGGGCGTGCATTTCAGCGATTCCGAGACCGGCTGGGCCTCCGGCTGGTGGGGCGGTGTCGGCGTGGAACGACACCACGGAGTAGTCTACCGTAGCTCCGACGGAGGCGAGGTCTGGACCCGTGCACTCGACCAATCCCCGGCCCGTTTTGGCGGTATCGCTTCTACCGACCCCGCACGCTGCGTGGTGGTCGGCGACTCGGCCGCCATTTTCATCACAGCCGACAGCGGCAAAACATGGAATAGGATCACCGGACTGCCTATTGGAGCAGGGTCCAATCTTCGTGACGTACTTTTTGCCGATTCGGCCCATGGCTGGGTGATCGGAGCCGGAGGAGTAATTCTGCGGACGGCCGACAGCGGCCGCACCTGGAGCAAACGGCCGACCCCAACGGGTCAGGATCTGACCGGCCTGGATTTTCTCGACCAGCAAACCGGCTGGGTGTCAGGCAACCATGGCACGATTCTGCACACCGGCGACGGCGGCATCACCTGGGTATCACAGAGCTCCGGCACGCTTTCCGATCTGCGAGCGGTGTCGTTTGTCGACAACCCCACCGGGTGGGCCGCCGGCGCCGACGGCCTGGTCATCTACACTGTCAATGGCGGCGCAACCTGGCAGCCACGCGACAGCCTCGGTGATGTGCTGTTGCTTGATATCGTGTTTGCCAATCGGCAGCGCGGCTGGGTGACCGGTATCGATGGGTCGATCTATCGAAGCGACGATGGCGGCGTGACCTGGGTGGAGCAGGAGTCCGGGGTGAGCCAGATACTGACTGATTTGTTCTACATCGACGAGAGTCTCGGATGGGCGGTCGGCACAGCGGGGACCGTGATCAAAACCGCCAACGGCGGATTCTGA
- a CDS encoding Rid family detoxifying hydrolase → MRDVVKSDRAPAALGPYSQAIKVRGSTVIYCAGQVALDPTTGALTGGTAAEQARQVLANLKAVIEAAGAHLSDVAKTTIYLTDLNDFQAVNEVYASFFVSDPPARATIQVAGLPKGAKVEIDAVAVLP, encoded by the coding sequence ATGAGAGATGTGGTGAAATCCGACCGGGCACCGGCGGCGCTGGGGCCGTATTCGCAGGCGATTAAAGTCCGCGGTAGCACGGTGATCTATTGTGCGGGACAGGTCGCCCTCGACCCTACGACAGGAGCTTTGACAGGCGGCACCGCAGCCGAGCAGGCCCGCCAGGTGCTTGCAAATCTTAAGGCGGTAATCGAGGCAGCCGGGGCGCATCTTTCGGATGTCGCCAAAACCACCATATACCTGACCGACTTGAATGACTTTCAGGCAGTCAACGAAGTTTACGCGTCATTTTTCGTCTCGGACCCTCCGGCGCGCGCTACGATTCAGGTCGCCGGTTTGCCCAAGGGGGCGAAAGTCGAAATCGATGCTGTCGCGGTGCTGCCGTAG
- a CDS encoding HD-GYP domain-containing protein: MSSTLIKNRTEHRFMPIYLESLRVDSVLDFDLYLNVNNQLVLYRSANLAFTDRTLRKLVDNRVERLYVAFESKKNYQRYIEKNLDKILVDPKIDEGKKASILYDTSTNLVKDVLNNPTYGENIQRSKDLVSQTIDFILRGREAFHNLLKITSFDYYTYTHSVNVCTFSIALAQQLGFKDEEFLHELGIGSLLHDVGKSHISDRILNKRGSLTPIEFEIMKKHPKWGVEILEETNMIETASHFPILQHHERGDRRGYPSGLSLDEMHVYSKIVAIADSFDAMTTDRVYQHAMDSYPALKIMFSLKGAYDEQILRAFVELMGPSGLVDV; this comes from the coding sequence ATGTCGTCGACTCTAATCAAAAACCGGACCGAGCATCGGTTTATGCCCATTTACCTGGAATCCCTCCGGGTAGACTCGGTCTTGGATTTTGACCTGTACCTGAACGTCAACAACCAACTGGTACTGTACCGCTCGGCTAACCTGGCTTTCACCGATAGAACCCTTCGCAAGCTGGTGGACAACCGGGTAGAGCGGCTCTATGTCGCCTTCGAGAGCAAGAAGAATTACCAGCGGTACATCGAGAAGAACCTCGATAAGATCCTTGTTGACCCTAAGATCGACGAAGGCAAAAAGGCGAGTATCCTTTACGACACGTCGACCAACCTGGTTAAGGATGTGCTGAACAACCCCACGTACGGCGAGAACATCCAGCGCTCGAAAGACCTCGTCTCCCAGACCATAGACTTCATCCTGCGGGGGCGGGAAGCTTTTCACAACCTGCTCAAGATCACGTCGTTTGACTATTACACCTATACTCATTCGGTGAACGTCTGCACGTTCTCGATTGCGCTGGCTCAGCAGCTCGGCTTCAAAGACGAGGAATTCCTGCACGAGCTGGGAATCGGATCGCTGCTGCATGATGTCGGAAAGTCGCACATCTCCGATCGTATCTTGAATAAGCGCGGCTCGCTTACACCAATTGAATTCGAAATCATGAAGAAGCACCCCAAGTGGGGGGTGGAGATTCTCGAAGAGACCAACATGATTGAGACCGCGTCGCACTTTCCGATTCTGCAGCACCATGAACGCGGGGACCGTCGCGGCTACCCGTCCGGCCTGTCGCTCGACGAGATGCACGTCTACTCCAAAATCGTTGCGATTGCGGATTCGTTTGATGCCATGACCACCGACCGCGTATATCAGCATGCCATGGACTCGTATCCGGCCCTGAAGATCATGTTTTCGCTCAAAGGGGCGTACGACGAGCAGATTCTTCGCGCCTTCGTTGAGCTTATGGGGCCTTCAGGTTTGGTGGATGTTTGA
- a CDS encoding DUF1801 domain-containing protein: MAELKTKKHEGSVDEFLSRISDEQRRQECREIVKLMKAATGEEPSMWGDSIVGFGTFHYKYASGREGDWFVTGFSPRKQNLTIYLLTGYEGPARLMKKLGKFTHGKSCLYVKKLADIDLSVLSELIRDSLARMAKTGK, encoded by the coding sequence TTGGCAGAACTGAAAACGAAAAAACATGAAGGCAGTGTCGACGAATTCCTCAGCAGGATCTCGGACGAGCAGCGCCGACAAGAGTGTCGCGAAATAGTCAAGCTTATGAAAGCCGCCACCGGAGAAGAGCCGAGCATGTGGGGAGATAGTATTGTGGGATTCGGCACCTTCCACTACAAGTACGCCAGTGGTCGTGAAGGCGATTGGTTTGTTACAGGTTTTTCGCCCAGAAAGCAGAACCTGACCATCTACCTGTTGACCGGATACGAAGGCCCCGCGCGCTTAATGAAGAAGCTGGGGAAATTCACGCACGGAAAGAGCTGCTTGTACGTGAAAAAGCTCGCCGACATCGATCTTTCGGTTCTTTCTGAGCTGATTCGGGATTCATTGGCAAGGATGGCGAAAACGGGCAAGTAG